The Rhipicephalus microplus isolate Deutch F79 chromosome 4, USDA_Rmic, whole genome shotgun sequence sequence gcagcgaaaaaagaaagaaagtaaggtAATCTGACAGCGAGGaccaaaattaaagaaaaaaaagcgggggCCCAGTTGTCGCTGCACAAAGAACGCATGCGGCGCGGGGAACACTAATCACCCGCCTGTTTGCCCCGAGTACACACGGCATAGCAAGCAGCGACCGGCGGAAAATATCGCGCCACGCGCAACACGAGCTTTCGGCGGCGCTTGCCTGCGCAAATAAGAAGAACGGGGCTTCGTGCGCAGTTTCTCTTTCTTTCCGCGGGCGGCGCCATTTTTCATCGGCGGCGTCCAATAGCAACAGCGCCGCTCACCGTGGCGAGCGGGTGCGCCGCGGCCCGTGTACTAACTAATCCTGCCGGGAGGCGGCGCTAATTAAATCCCTGCACGGCCGCCCGTGTTCCCTGTCGCTCGAATCATTGTCCGGCTGATATTTGTGCGGGCTGGCTGTCAATTATTGCGAATTCGGCGGCTctgccactctttttttttctctgcgctttgTCGATCGTATAGTTCTGTCGACGGGATTCGAGCGTGCAAAATCACTCGGCGCCCTTTGTTTCGCTTAAACTAGTACACGCACCACGAATCTGCTGTCGGCTGATTTTTTATGATTTGGTGAATAAGTGAGACTTCATGCCAGTttagtttgtttttgtttgcttgttggCCGGTCGGAAGGACGCCTGGTTACGCACAGGATGGCTTAGTTTCGTGCGTCATCAACTGACGCAAGACACTCGTTGTTTCTTCTAATTTTAAGCCTATATTTATGGCAAACGTTCCTTATTGGAATTTACGGAACTCGTAATCTGGTCAACTTTCTCGCGTCAATTTCTCGCAATGAGAGCTTGATGGTCAACTTTCTCGCGATGAGAGCTTGATGAATTATTTGCGCAAGAAGCACGAGAGAAACTGCGATGCCGGAGATAGTTGGTCAACCACACGCGGATATTTCTTCTGAAGAAAAATAGTGTCGGTCATTCCACCACGTTTCTCCCGTTTAGCTCGTTTCTACGTGCATTCGCTTTACGACAACACAACATAATGATTCTATAAGGGCAAGCAACACGCGCTTATATATGCTATTTTGCTACAGCGCAATATTGAGCCGCTCAATTTTCGAGAACGCAGATTAGCCCAAATGAGCACTGTGTTTGTAGTCTGGAATTCGCAATTAGTCGTCTCGCACGTAAGCTTCCAAGTCTGGCGAAGCCATGCTGACGCCGCTCCGAATGGCGTCACCGGGGTGGCTTTGTTTAAGCGCGGCCCCGTTGTTTGCACCGGTATTCTTCGCTGCGAGGCAGACCCGTGTGTATCCAGTGACTACCTGATTTGCGATGCCTCGTCTGCCAGGCGCTCATGCCTTCACTCCTTCTGCGTCGCGAGTGGATTGTTCCTTATACATTCAACGTTGCGCTGCCGCATTTTGTCTGCACCTTCTTTGCTGCTCCATCCTCTCTCCAGCATTCTCCCAGCGACGCGTGCCACGTCTTGCGGGAGCGAGTTTGCTTCCATCGCATCGACTTTGTTCGTGCCGAATATACGCACCGCCAATCAGGGAGCGAAGCACAAAAGCGAGGAACGAAAAGAGAAGCGGCGTGTATAAATGCGCCCGTGCCTTCGCAGACAACGAACGGGACACACGAGTGGGGGGCCCCCGCGCGTGGGCTCTTTTGTTCCGAGCACGGAGAACGGCTTGCTCGACTGTAATGAGCAACAGGATACTACAGCTATACAGTGTTGACAATGCAAACGTTAGTGGCACGTGCCGCCATTGGACACCGCTCTAACGGGTGCCGCACGGAAAGAATATCTCGTGTTCGTGCGggctgtgttttttttgtttcttaaaaaaaaagaagaaataaaacctGCAAAGTTCTGCGCACACAACACGGTGCCAGTATTCAATAGTATCGGGTGTTCGGAACTCCTGCCTTTCCGAGCGGGTATAAAACAACGAATGGGGTTCCCTTAACGATTTTATTGAGTGGTTGTCTATGGCTCATAGGAGAGGCAAACATTATCGATGCTGTAGAGGCACATCAAATACGATCTTGACACGGGCCCATTCTTCTGGCTTTTTTTGCAGAAGTGTAACACTTGGCAAGGAGGTTAGGGTAGGCATGCACTGATTGTCCGATAATTTGTTAAACAACAACACATCAGTGAGTGTAAATGTTCCACATTCAAGCTATACACGACACGCATTTATTCTGACCTCCTTTATGCACCGCAGTGCCGTTGCCAAGGGATGGCACACTGGGCCCATGCCACCCCCCTGACACCTCCACCACACCGCAGAATTTTCTTTCGCAATGACGCAAAATATCCATTTGCCAGCCCAGCCCCCACTTCAGGTCAAGAAGGGGCCCCCGCACCCACTCCAAAAAATTTCAGTCTACGTCCCTGATGGGCCAGAAGGACTGCTATAATACATTATAATCAGTTCAGCCTCTCATCGTAGATCATGGTTTCTAGTCAAAAACTTTGGCAAGTAGGTTCTTTATTACACTGTGAGCCACGCACAGGGTTCGTTCTAACATTGGACAGCAAGCGCGgaaaaggggaaaagaaaaaaaaagtatggtcAAGGAAGGAGGCTCCAAGTGACTATACGCAAGCGGATGCTGCTGCATCTGGTATGCCCCACTTAACGACGAACTTTTTTCCCGGCGCCGTTTTCTGGCTGCGAAGAGCTGTCGATGACTCCGCGAGGACAGTCCTTGAAGCAGTCGCCCAGCCTCCTGAAGACGTTCGGGGAACACACGCTCTCGTCCCAGGGCTGGCACTGGCCGCTTCTGGCGTCGTAGTAGTGGGTGTACACCTTGTCCTCCCAGATGCACGGACGCACCAGATCCTCTAGCGCGGCCAGCTTGCAGCGCGCGTCTTCCATCGTAGTGTCTGGGAGTTCCAAACATTCGCACGCATTATTGGCTGGTTGAAACGGCGTGTTTAGTTCGAGGCACTTCAACCATTTACAAATGTGAATGCCacgcgccacggtggtctagtataGTTAAGGCGCTTGACTGCTGAACTGCAGGTCGTGgcatcgaatgccggctgcgtcGACCggattttcaatggaggcgaaattgtccGAGCCCCATGTGCGTGTAATTAAATTTAGATGCACCTTAAATAACCCGACGTACTTGAAAgctccgaagccctctactacggcgtctaccATAGCATGCCTGTCGGACGTAATATCCCATGAACTATTACTATTACAGTAGGAATAACTGAATAGTGACTTTTCAGATCGGACCGAGCCCCAGTGAAATGAAGCCAGAAGCGAGTGGAGCATAACATGCTTTCCGAACACGGAATAGACTGGCTTTTAATTATAGTATAAAAAGATACTAACATTCTAGTATTCATAGTGATAGGATTACAACCGCAAACAAGGCACCATGAAGGAATGAGTACATTTGCATCGTGCACAAGTGCGCTATGCAGAATCTAGATCAGTGTGACAACTGATGGACTGTCAAATGGACTGTCAAACGGACAACAAATGGACTATCAAATTATCGCTTGCGATAGCTCCTCTTTGTCGAGTCCCGAATTCATGAAAGCTGAAGCACTGTGAAGCCGATGTCCACAGCAGCGGCAGCACATTCCTCATGGTCAGGCACGGCTCTTTTTCTTTCGAAGCGTGCCCGGTAGCTTTGCATTACAGCCCATGAGTGCAGTTTCGAGGTTATGTATCATATTTCTTGGCCTTTCTTTGAACTACAGAGAAAAAAGATACCGCGAAAAAAATTGGATTGGTCGTCGTGTAATGACCTTTAGAACGTAACGAAACCTAAATGACCCTAAAGATCTTGAAGGTGACATTTAAGGATTTCGCTGAAGTGATCCTAATTAAATAATCAATGAAGGGTAGTATAAAGGATGCACTAATGACGCACATTGTTGCAAACGATGTGTTGTTGCATTCATGTAGTTGCAGTTAGCCACTTCTTTATTTATTGGTTCTTGTTATACGTTAAACACACGTATACATGTGGCGAGGCTAGCGAAAACAGttacaatttttgtttttcttagagTGTATTGTAATTCATCGTTGGAAAGCACAGCACTGCAGAACGGAGCGATAGTTTTTAACATAACTCCTGTTACTGGTATGCATGCTATACAACACCTTggagtaaatttttttttctgtgtacatGATAACGGAAGGTCAAATATGCCTCTTTTTATCGTTTTCTCTATATCCTAAAACAAAATGAGTGTTTTACTGGTTCATGTGCAAAAATGGACTAAATACCCTAAATAGAgttattccaaacaatacaaagcaCTTCAGCAAGGGTGTGAAGGCAAATACTTATACCTTTCAATttataaaaaagaaacacacccgAATAACTTAAgtcaaataaacagtttttatAGTTGGAGAACCGTTAGATGTGCACATATCTATGAGATATAGATTGAATCTTTTTAATGGCTTATGTTGTACCGAACGTTTTTCGTAAATTTTTCGAGCTCTGTTCACGCACTAGCACGCGCGAAATCATTTTCGGGCTCCCAAGTGCGCGCTCTTAAAAGAGCGCCAGTGCGTTAATAGACACCCACTCGTGTGAGTTCAAGCGGCGAGCTCAAAAGACCTGCGCCAAAGCTCACCACTTCCGCACGACTTCAGGCATTCGTCGTTGTCGGCGAACCCCACGTCCACCTCGACGCACTCGTGCAGCGGTATGAGGCGGCAGCGCTGACGGCGCATATCGTACACGTAGTTCACCTTGCGGTACAGGCCGGAACACTCGCAAGTCACTACCGTGCCACAGTTGTTGTCCCCTGTGAGAAAGCGGGATGGTTAGGCCACACAACCACCAGCTTCCAACGTGGCTTTCACTGGTTTCATtgcgccctgccgtggtggtatagtggctaaggtacgcggctgctgacccacaggtcgcgcgatcgaatcccggctgcggcggctgagttttcgatggaggcggcaatgttgtaggcccgtgtgctcagatttgggtgcacgttaaagaaccccaggtggtcaaaatttccggagccctccactacggcgtctctcataatcatatcgtggttttagggcgttaaaccccacaaatcaatcaatcaaatcatctgGTTTCATTGCCTCCTAAATTATATATGGTAAAGTGTCGGTAAAGAACTTGGGTTCGTTTGCAATGGATTAAAACGTGCATCGAGTTCTGCTACGTGGTTTCATTATCGTCCTTCGATATGGGAAGAGCTTTTACCGACGTTGCAAGCTGATTTGACTGCGTAATCATTTTGCGGTGCTCCTGAACATGATGACTCGGGTCAACAGGACTTCCACCGAAGCGGAAGTTTTTCGAAAATTTTTACAGTTTTGACCTGGAAGCATCCGAGTTGTTTTTAGCGATACTTGCAATAAGAAAGTCTACTGAACTGCGAGATAAAGCTCGGTGTTCATGGCTGCGCTTACTTCACTAAGCATCATTAGCAGAAGCACACATCGGCACGTCAATTAACACAAGACGCCTTTTTATGTTGATTGCTTCTCAATGAACCGCCACAACGCTATCACTTGTTATCTGACCTATTCGAATTCGAAGATGTAGGTTTTACTAATAAAgtacaaaaaattaatttttagAATAAATTCTTACTACGTTCTATGTATTGTAGCAAAGTGCGCTAGTCGGAACATAATACAGAtggtcagcgcaaaaaaaaaacacgaatacaCAAAAAAGTTACCACTACCGGAAAGTTCGAAGACTTAAATTTCTCTATAATATATATCACGGTAAGACTGGGCTAGATAAAGAGCGGTATTCAAAGACGCCTAGTTATATGTCCGAACGGAAAGATCACTTATATAAAATTAGAGAATATACCTGTCAATTTAATGtccttaaatactctttctttccaaattctattagttactggaatgcgctaaaaataccaatattctctgattctaatttcctaacagccattgaaacagcattttgagctgctgaaataacccatatatttaacgttggctttgtacttctcttggttgttgatttttttatatgtataattactgctttcgttgtataatcctgtgttttgtacttttgttctaatgctgtactacaagtgttgatttctcctgtatactgtaaCGCACGACTTATTTGCTTTtcattttgctgttttgtattctattttctactgtgacccccctacaacaatgcccaatgggcgatgtaggtacttgtaataaataactaaataaataaataaataaaacacaagCGCTACCGAACAAATGAaagctaaatgaaaaaaaaaacgtggcacaTGTAAACATAAAAGAACGTACTCAAGCAAACTTGTGATTCCACAGCAAGGCTAAACAGAACCGCTGTAGTGACCAGCGCACGAAATTGCTGAACcgtttcaaataaaataaaagcaaaaGACAGATGCGGTATCCGGCATGGATTGGCTCTCACAGATGCTAAGCTTACATCTGATTAGTTGCTCGGTCGGGGttgataattattttttttatgtcttgtcgtttgttttctgtttgtttttcgcACTGACAGTCATGATTACGTGGCTTTAACAGCACTCTAGTGATCGCAGTCGTTCTTTTGCTTTTATCTTAAATAACAAATAAGGACCGCTACATCGCTTGCGAAACTTTTACAAGTTCCCATAAATGACATCGAACCATATAAGGCCTAACTTGCGTCCGTGTATTCAAAATACGCGGTCTCATTAGCTTAAGTAGGCGATCGCAGCTACCGTCGCCATCTAGACATGAAAGCTGCATCTTATTAGATTCCCGCTCCACACCAACGAACTGACACATCCTTTACGTTAGGATTTAGCCTGCCTGATCAAGCAGGATCGCTCATGCCGAGACCAATGGTCAGAGCAAAAGCCTTTTGCCCGGCAAAGCAACCCGACAAAGTTGTTCATTATATTATATACAAGATGGttgctaaaaaaatatttacgcGGCAAAAAACTCGCTACGCTTCTAGTATTGCGTATGGTGGGTGACGAGGGTATTTTCTTTCAGAGGTACTCAATGAATACACCGAGCAGGAAAGACCCGGAACTCCACAACGGACAAGCGCAAACCATCAACTcaattttatttgaagaaacatgAATACTTATGCGTAGAAAACAAACTACATCGCCATCATCACATCATGAAGCCTTTAACAAGGCATAAAagctatctctttcttttttttctcaagtaCCAGTGACGTTCAGCTAATGCGCGAGTCGTGTTAGACGTTTCCAGGCGGCATCGTAGtgatatctctttttttttttatcatgtgtCCTTGAATAGAattcagttgatagtttgcgcttgttTCCTGTGCTTCCTTGTGGTCCTCgtgcttttttttagtttttttttaggtAGCGTATTCACTAAGTATGTTAATCCAGCTTGCCCATGTCAAGCTTCTCCTGTCAAGTATAAACAAAGTGAGAGCTAGGGGGGCTTCACAGCGTACGGGATTGCTTCCGTCCTTGTATCGGTGCTCACTACGCTGTGAAATAGCCTCACCCCCTATAGGGCTGCGCAACAGCACTTTTGCAGGAAGTGACCAACGAAATTACTTGATGAATTTGCGTGCAGTCGCTGCAGAGCTGTTCTGTGGGAGACGCTTTGCTGGCCTCACCATTGCAGCTGTCCTGACACTCCTTCAAGGAGCGGAATCGGTTCATCTGGCTCGTCAGGCAGAAACGTTGCGGTCGCCATCCGAAGCAGTTCCTCGTGTTGCTGTTGTTTAGACAGAGGTGTGACAGGAACATCTCTGGTTGCTCATTGCCTTCGCACTTGTAGAAGTTGTGACTGGTTGTGCAGTAAGGGTCTTCGTTGAACACTGCAACGAGATGAATTCAGCGTAGAATGAATAATCAGAACAAAAATGACGAGAACATAGCACAATTAAGAAGTAGTAAGAACTATCTGTTTACGGATAGGCTAAAAATGGGCTAAGAAGAATTCAAGTGATTAATTGATCAATTAGCATTTAGAGAAATATTATAAATGTAATTCTgaaataaaaagtcacagctttgccgcaaaggcgaagcaatgaatgcgatagcagcaaattggaaagttacgcgcagaatggcaaccagatcgaaatgtgccccacgtttctcgtGCACAAAGTatgcacgaaacatactcacaggtacagattaacgcaaaTAGGCGTCTcagctgttacttcgctgtgtctgaaaagcgcgcccttttcgcaaatgaagGCTCCGCAACGATTGCGGTgatctttgtgcacccggtaacacCAACAGAATACGTACGAGACGTAAGATCCTCCCCattgcaagataagggcgcgtgatccAGCGTGTGCCCTTTTAATCTCTACGTGgtccaaagtacgcgtgagagatgagagccgtcgcgcgctcactgcgccatgttgcggataatgctgaaaacacgatagctccccccctccccccgagatgcctgccaacagcggtaagtggtagatatgaatagcttgccgtttgaacgttgaaggaggcaCCCCTCGGTGACTCAGTAGTTAGTGCCACGCATTcatgacgcggaggtcccacgttcgattctgcgTGCCGGAGTCTCCTTTTCTGTTTTATTCTTTCTTAcgttttcatatatacatatagctacgtatacatatacggtgcatgacatcaacgccgacgccagcggcaataATCaaccgagagtgttcatataattgctttTGCAATAAAGATAAAATAAAATGCAGGATATGTTATGCGTCCAACTAAGATGACTTGAAGACGAAAAGaatattcttcttcttctcagtTCATATATTTACTCAGCCCAACCCCTCACCGTAAGCTTTACCCATCTAATGTGGGTTTGCCCTGCCGCCAGGATCAGATGCACGTGACCTGGTTTAACATGGCCTCCATGATCGGCATACTTTGAACAAGCAATGATGCCGTGCAATGACAGCTTCAGGTGGCGTCACAATGACTCTATGACGACTCCCAATTATCAGAGAACTGTTACGTCATTATGACGTCGTACTGTTATGTCATCACGTGATGATGGCACGGAGTCGCGTTGGGGGCGACACCGTGAAACGCTGATCAATTTTCACCTTTGATGAGGCCTTGAAGCCTTTCGCCATCAAAGATGCACAAGGAACAAAAAATATTCGCCTGTACGCACAACTATATGTCGGAAAACCCCGCTCTTGCATACCTCAGTCGACATGTGCGATCGAGGTTCCTTGGTTCCTTTGAATAAAATTAAGCTGTAAAAAAACACGCAGGTGCGCAGAGCGACCGAGACAGATAGTGTAGGAAACTTGCTCATAAGTCGTGTTCAAATACACTCTGAGTGACGCGTCGACCTCGATTTCGAAGACTATAGGCTGTACATAAATCACAGAATAGTCCAGGACTAAAGTGACCCCGGGCTCACGTCGCGTATTGTGAAAAATCGGGGTAGTGCACGGGGTTGCATTAATACATGTTTACATGTTTAAATGTCTTGGCCAAACACTATACTGGTGGGTGACCATAATCTCGTTACAATAGCGTTCCTTTGTGATCGTTACAATAGTGTTCCAATAGTGATAAAAATCATTCCTTCTGTCCATCGCGTAAGATTACTCgctataaaaaaaattaaatcatGAAACAATGTAAAACATAGTGCGCTACAGGGGGCCTAGCCAAGGGCCTTAGCGACTTCAATCTGTAAAAAGGTACCTATTTTTCccacaataatcgtcatctgcgTAGCGCGCCTGTCCTTGcattttcgccccgccgcggtggtctagtggctaaggtactcggctgctgacccgcaggtcgcgggttcgaatcccggctgcggcagctgcattttcgacggaggcggaaatgttgtaggcccgtgtgctcatctttgggtgcacgttaaagaaccccaggtggtcgaaatttccggagccctccactacggcgtctctcataatcatttggtggttttgggacgttaaactccacaaatcaatcaatcaatttctttgCATTTTCACCGCGTGCCCGAACCTTCAAGGTCAGACATTCTTGGAAACGTTTTGGCGTGCACACAGTGGACAGGAAAACGGAAGGCGAGAAGACAAACAAGCGCGACAGAGGCATTCTTGGTGACCAAAATGTTACCAAGAATGGCTTCAAATCAACTCGGCCAACTTTCCATCCTGTTACATTATATTTCAAGGACAGAACTGTGCGAGCAATCAGCGTGCCGAGACATTCTTGATCATGCAGCTCAGATGTTATACGGACGACTATCCGTCCCGATTTGAGTCGTGTTTTCGGGCTCATCTAATGTTTCAAAATGCTACTCAGATTGCTCATTATACGGTATCATTTCTTCCGAAGTCGATTCTGAATTGAGAGTTAGTTTCATGCAGTCGTTGGTTTAAACTTTCGTTTGGGCTATGTTTAAATCAGCGGGAGAAGAGTGCCTGTGAAATAAGACAAATACTTTATCAAAATTTCTACTGGAAACTACATAAACATACTCCATCAAAATTTCTACTGGAAACTACATAAACATTTGGGCTGGTCTTTCAAAGCGACCTATCAAAGCCTTAtctttctgacaaacttttttacgcCCTTCTTGCGATACTTACGTGTTCTAGCATTCCTCTCATCGTCAGCTGCGCCTGGAAGTAAAGCTCAAAATTACCGTTTATTATCGAGATTTGAGGATTTAGCACGCCTTCCTAAGCCAGTTAAGCCATGTGAATAACTTGACAAGGCGATTCGCTGTCTGTGCCGTAATGAATCAATGAATCACTGAATGAATCAttcgatcaatcaatcagtcagttgAATTATTACGTAAAATTGTACTTACAATGCTTAAAATGTAGACACGACCACGGATTGTGCCTCAGCATCAATAAGCCACAGCATCAATGGTGCCAAAATGAGGTGTTAACGAGGCAAATCAAATGTCTCTCCCTCCGTATgagttgctctttttttttcatacacacGCCCACACACGCACACTGCTATCCGAGATCTTTCATTTATGCACGCCGGAGAGCCACAATGTGTTGGTGCTACTTACTCTGGTCGTCATCCGCAGTGGCAGTATCTTGCGCAGTATCACTGCCTGAAAAGTGTTGAGAGCAAGAACAAGTTGAGTTCTGCTGTGTTTCTCGTCACCCAATGTTGGGCCGATCATCTCATACGCTCGATTTACCGTGGGTGACTACGCGCACTTTTTTCATGCTAATTTTGAGAGAAACTGTTAAGATGTCTCATACGCATTCTTTCTTGAAGAATATAAGGTCAAATTCATGACGCGAATATCTGTAACTTTGCTTGCTTACAGAAGGAAGTCATAATAAGAATGGCTGGAAAGTGTTTGGCGAGTTAGGAACCGATATCCTGAAGATTGTTGTAGGAGCCCTGCTTTTTGCGCACCTCGATGAACATAAGCTGGTGCGAGCTTTAGTTCCCGTTTCCGTGAACATAACAcgaatttctctttttttttatttaaactgGATAGTCTTTCATATGATAAGATGGGAGACTGCGACGCGCACACATCAGTACACTATGGCTTGTCCGAACGCTTTCAAGTAACTTCGAATAGCCACTGCGGCAGTGCATGGTTACTGTCCTTGGCTGCTGACCCCAAAGAGATTGTTCCAATCCCAGCGGCAgttgttgcattttcgatggagtaaaaaaaagaataagaccCGCGTATTTTAGGGGCACGTTGAAGACCCCTCGGTGACAGAAACTTCTAAAGCATTCCATTGTTGTTCTTTATTATCATATAAGAGGCATCGGAATGTAATAGACCAGATTTTATCATGCTTGACAAAGCACGGACACCTCGGAAGCTTTAGCTGCTACATCAG is a genomic window containing:
- the LOC119171830 gene encoding uncharacterized protein LOC119171830 isoform X3, producing the protein MFIGVAMIIAVLGTAGYIFYKGPDSKTKHLVASEPPTNPPAEGRAEEDNSAAFQGAETTTKKAKAPPSTRSKKKRSPTPVLNNKKKNKAKKGQKRRNTQTMGPQDAPLVAEADDDDADIAEQVDDQGSDTAQDTATADDDQMFNEDPYCTTSHNFYKCEGNEQPEMFLSHLCLNNSNTRNCFGWRPQRFCLTSQMNRFRSLKECQDSCNGDNNCGTVVTCECSGLYRKVNYVYDMRRQRCRLIPLHECVEVDVGFADNDECLKSCGSDTTMEDARCKLAALEDLVRPCIWEDKVYTHYYDARSGQCQPWDESVCSPNVFRRLGDCFKDCPRGVIDSSSQPENGAGKKVRR
- the LOC119171830 gene encoding uncharacterized protein LOC119171830 isoform X1, which translates into the protein MDDLEDDSSYESTSGLPEIKEKRFFPVPTSKRVFMFIGVAMIIAVLGTAGYIFYKGPDSKTKHLVASEPPTNPPAEGRAEEDNSAAFQGAETTTKKAKAPPSTRSKKKRSPTPVLNNKKKNKAKKGQKRRNTQTMGPQDAPLVAEADDDDADIAEQVDDQGSDTAQDTATADDDQMFNEDPYCTTSHNFYKCEGNEQPEMFLSHLCLNNSNTRNCFGWRPQRFCLTSQMNRFRSLKECQDSCNGDNNCGTVVTCECSGLYRKVNYVYDMRRQRCRLIPLHECVEVDVGFADNDECLKSCGSDTTMEDARCKLAALEDLVRPCIWEDKVYTHYYDARSGQCQPWDESVCSPNVFRRLGDCFKDCPRGVIDSSSQPENGAGKKVRR
- the LOC119171830 gene encoding uncharacterized protein LOC119171830 isoform X2, coding for MDDLEDDSSYESTSGLPEIKEKRFFPVPTSKRVFMFIGVAMIIAVLGTAGYIFYKGPDSKTKHLVASEPPTNPPAEGRAEEDNSAAFQGAETTTKKAKAPPSTRSKKKRSPTPVLNNKKKNKAKKGQKRRNTQTMGPQDAPLVAEADDDDADIAEQVDDQVFNEDPYCTTSHNFYKCEGNEQPEMFLSHLCLNNSNTRNCFGWRPQRFCLTSQMNRFRSLKECQDSCNGDNNCGTVVTCECSGLYRKVNYVYDMRRQRCRLIPLHECVEVDVGFADNDECLKSCGSDTTMEDARCKLAALEDLVRPCIWEDKVYTHYYDARSGQCQPWDESVCSPNVFRRLGDCFKDCPRGVIDSSSQPENGAGKKVRR